One part of the Mycolicibacterium aromaticivorans JS19b1 = JCM 16368 genome encodes these proteins:
- a CDS encoding flavin-containing monooxygenase: MPADRVTTLSVGIIGAGPGGLALGIFLSKAGFRDFTIFDREDGVGGTWRINTYPGLACDVKSHLYSYSFDLNSQWSRMWPGQPELLQYFERSTDRHGLRPHLRLNTEISSAHWDSDTHAWTLTDSSGAQHTFDIVVSAVGMFTRPLLPELHEQEPFTGTLMHTARWDHSVDLAGARVAVLGTGSTASQLLPEVAKVADKVYSVQRSPTWILPKPDRPYTDRERWAFRWIPFAKKLYRTRLWLRSERNISVIENGSDKTQEFKDISLRYLESAVADPELRSKLTPDHPLGCKRLVFAADYLSTLTQPHVEVVSSPARSLRARALVTEDGSELDVDVVLCATGYAATDYLGQIEVRGEDDRSLHDTWRDGAFAYLGMAVPGFPNFFMLYGPNTNVGSNSVIFVLEAQARYIVRALKYLRRNERRYISVRPDTVSSFLADVDRWMEGTVWTTRCSNYFRAPNGRVVTQWPRSAGAFWAMTRRFRARDYSFTPPGA, translated from the coding sequence GTGCCTGCGGATCGGGTGACCACACTGTCGGTCGGTATCATCGGCGCCGGCCCCGGTGGTCTGGCGCTCGGAATCTTTCTGTCCAAGGCCGGGTTTCGCGACTTCACCATCTTCGACCGCGAAGACGGCGTCGGCGGCACCTGGCGCATCAACACCTACCCGGGCTTGGCGTGCGATGTGAAATCGCACCTGTACTCATACTCGTTCGACTTGAACTCGCAGTGGAGCCGAATGTGGCCCGGGCAGCCCGAACTGCTGCAGTATTTCGAACGCTCGACCGACCGCCACGGCCTGCGGCCGCACCTGAGACTGAACACCGAAATCAGCTCAGCACACTGGGATTCCGACACTCACGCCTGGACTCTGACCGACTCGTCCGGCGCCCAGCACACCTTCGACATCGTGGTCTCGGCGGTGGGGATGTTCACCCGCCCCCTGCTCCCCGAGTTGCACGAGCAGGAGCCGTTTACCGGCACGCTGATGCACACGGCACGCTGGGATCATTCGGTGGACCTCGCCGGTGCCCGGGTGGCCGTCCTCGGCACCGGCTCCACCGCCTCGCAGCTGCTGCCCGAAGTCGCCAAGGTCGCGGACAAGGTGTACTCGGTGCAGCGCTCCCCCACCTGGATCCTGCCCAAACCGGACCGGCCCTACACCGACCGGGAGCGCTGGGCCTTCCGGTGGATTCCGTTCGCCAAGAAGCTCTACCGGACCCGGCTATGGCTGCGCAGTGAACGCAACATCTCGGTGATCGAGAACGGCAGCGACAAAACACAAGAGTTCAAAGACATATCGCTGCGCTACCTGGAATCCGCTGTCGCCGACCCCGAACTGCGGTCCAAGCTCACCCCCGACCACCCGCTGGGCTGCAAGCGGCTGGTGTTCGCCGCCGACTACCTGTCCACGCTGACCCAGCCGCACGTCGAGGTGGTGTCCAGCCCGGCCCGCTCACTGCGGGCGCGCGCACTGGTCACCGAGGACGGCTCCGAACTGGATGTCGATGTGGTGCTGTGCGCCACCGGGTATGCCGCCACCGACTACCTGGGCCAGATCGAGGTCCGCGGTGAGGACGACCGATCGCTGCACGACACCTGGCGCGACGGCGCGTTCGCGTACCTCGGCATGGCCGTTCCGGGCTTCCCGAACTTCTTCATGCTGTACGGCCCCAACACCAACGTCGGCTCGAACAGCGTGATCTTCGTGCTCGAGGCCCAGGCACGCTACATCGTGCGGGCCCTGAAGTATCTGCGCCGCAACGAAAGACGCTACATCTCGGTGCGACCTGACACCGTGTCGTCGTTCTTGGCCGACGTCGACCGGTGGATGGAAGGCACGGTGTGGACGACGCGGTGCAGCAACTATTTCCGGGCACCCAACGGCCGGGTGGTCACCCAGTGGCCGCGCAGCGCAGGCGCGTTCTGGGCCATGACGCGGCGGTTCCGCGCACGCGACTACAGTTTCACCCCGCCGGGCGCCTAG
- a CDS encoding SDR family NAD(P)-dependent oxidoreductase: MSDKVALVTGAARGQGAALVRRLRADGFHVAAADRLIDDLRIQIEELDDPGLIAVELDVTSEQLWATAVAEVVDRFGGLSTLVNNAGVLHRASLSEETADGFESSWRFNTLGPFLGIRASLPHLREAQGAAIVNTCSTGAIRPFPFHAAYGSSKWALRGLTQIAAAELAGDGIRVNAVFPGPIDTPMLDDTARQRLIERSYSGRLGQPMEVADAVAFLVSEHASFITGAELVVDGGQCLRIG; encoded by the coding sequence ATGAGCGACAAAGTCGCGCTGGTCACCGGCGCCGCCCGCGGCCAGGGCGCAGCGCTGGTGAGACGGTTGCGGGCCGACGGTTTCCACGTGGCCGCCGCCGATCGGCTGATCGACGATCTGCGCATCCAGATCGAGGAGCTCGACGACCCGGGGTTGATCGCCGTCGAGCTGGATGTCACCTCCGAGCAGCTGTGGGCGACCGCGGTGGCCGAGGTGGTCGATCGGTTCGGTGGCTTGAGCACGCTGGTGAACAATGCCGGTGTGCTGCACCGGGCTTCGCTGTCCGAGGAGACCGCGGACGGTTTCGAAAGCAGTTGGCGGTTCAACACTTTGGGCCCGTTCCTGGGAATCAGGGCGTCGCTTCCCCATCTCCGTGAGGCCCAGGGTGCGGCGATCGTCAACACGTGCAGCACCGGCGCGATCCGACCGTTCCCGTTCCACGCTGCGTACGGATCGTCGAAGTGGGCATTGCGTGGCCTCACCCAGATCGCGGCGGCCGAGCTCGCCGGTGACGGCATCCGGGTCAATGCGGTATTCCCCGGGCCGATCGACACCCCGATGCTCGACGACACCGCGCGGCAGCGTCTGATCGAACGGTCCTACAGCGGCCGCCTCGGCCAGCCGATGGAGGTCGCGGATGCGGTCGCCTTCCTGGTGTCCGAGCACGCGTCGTTCATCACCGGAGCAGAGCTTGTCGTCGACGGTGGCCAGTGCCTGCGGATCGGGTGA
- a CDS encoding HpcH/HpaI aldolase family protein, whose product MTASRLQQALADKPQVWGGWITGPSFLGPDEFAHAGYDYVGFDIQHGYLDDADVAQLLRRTEHVPIATAVRVPSAAAPPIGRVLDAGADAIIVAMVDRPEQAAEAVAATRYAPRGIRSFGPLRASLGIDPVALADRVSVFAMVETAAGLDAVADICAVPGLAGVYVGPADLAISLGDEVITATAQPRVRDAIIGVQQAAVAAGIVAGIHAGDGTTGKELAALGFQLITLAPESQALRRGAIAHLAEAEGRA is encoded by the coding sequence ATGACCGCCAGCAGACTGCAGCAGGCGCTGGCCGACAAACCGCAAGTGTGGGGTGGCTGGATCACCGGTCCCAGCTTCCTCGGTCCGGACGAATTCGCGCACGCCGGTTACGACTACGTCGGTTTCGACATCCAGCACGGCTACCTCGACGACGCCGACGTGGCGCAGCTTCTGCGCCGCACGGAGCACGTCCCGATCGCCACCGCGGTCCGGGTGCCCTCGGCCGCTGCCCCACCGATCGGACGGGTGCTCGACGCCGGTGCCGACGCGATCATCGTCGCGATGGTCGACCGTCCCGAACAAGCCGCCGAAGCGGTCGCGGCAACCCGATACGCGCCCAGGGGAATCCGCAGCTTCGGCCCATTGCGCGCAAGCCTGGGAATCGACCCGGTCGCGCTGGCTGATCGAGTCAGCGTGTTCGCGATGGTCGAGACCGCGGCCGGTCTGGACGCGGTCGCCGACATCTGTGCGGTCCCCGGCCTGGCCGGCGTCTACGTCGGTCCAGCGGACCTGGCGATCTCCTTGGGCGACGAGGTGATCACGGCGACCGCGCAGCCGAGGGTCAGGGATGCGATCATCGGTGTCCAGCAGGCCGCAGTAGCGGCGGGCATCGTCGCGGGAATCCATGCCGGTGATGGAACCACAGGAAAGGAACTGGCCGCGTTGGGCTTTCAGCTGATCACCCTGGCCCCGGAGTCACAGGCATTACGCCGCGGGGCGATTGCGCACCTCGCCGAGGCAGAGGGCCGCGCATGA
- a CDS encoding zinc-binding dehydrogenase — protein MWCYRLVAPYTFERVTVPDPQRDRLRDGQVLLKFLAGGICGSDIPGFKGVQGRLPGDTGALAAEMAGFPVHEIVGEVLASNHPEHQRGDRVVGWASGFDGLMEFVISDGNGLAPYEPSLPPAHAVGLQPLACILYALEQLPPLDGKRVAVIGQGSIGLLFSFAAKAAGAAHVTGVDPIYRDDVGATFGVDTVVRSTSDRWVAHLAPHDKPDVVIEAVGHQVATLNNAVEAAGFGGTVFYFGVPDDDSYPISMRTMLRNNLTLKSGVTLDRRRVLDAADAFARKHPDLLGNYVTHTFDVADVQEAFEFACRPTPGRVKISIVAS, from the coding sequence GTGTGGTGTTATCGGCTTGTCGCGCCGTACACGTTCGAACGGGTCACGGTGCCCGACCCGCAGCGCGACCGTCTGCGCGACGGGCAGGTACTGCTGAAATTCCTGGCCGGCGGCATCTGCGGCAGCGACATACCCGGCTTCAAGGGCGTGCAGGGCCGCCTGCCCGGCGACACCGGAGCGCTCGCGGCGGAGATGGCGGGCTTCCCGGTCCACGAGATCGTCGGCGAGGTCCTGGCCAGTAACCACCCCGAGCACCAGCGCGGTGATCGCGTGGTCGGCTGGGCGTCCGGCTTCGACGGCCTGATGGAATTCGTCATCTCCGACGGCAACGGACTGGCCCCCTACGAGCCCTCGCTGCCCCCCGCCCACGCGGTGGGTCTACAGCCGCTGGCCTGCATTCTGTATGCGCTCGAACAACTTCCACCGCTGGACGGCAAGCGGGTGGCAGTGATCGGCCAGGGATCGATCGGGTTGTTGTTCTCCTTCGCTGCCAAAGCCGCCGGCGCCGCGCACGTCACCGGGGTCGACCCCATCTATCGCGACGACGTCGGCGCGACGTTCGGTGTGGACACCGTGGTGCGATCCACCAGCGATCGCTGGGTGGCGCACCTGGCACCGCACGACAAACCCGACGTCGTCATCGAAGCCGTCGGGCATCAGGTCGCCACCCTCAACAACGCGGTCGAAGCGGCCGGCTTCGGCGGTACCGTGTTCTATTTCGGTGTGCCCGACGACGACAGCTATCCGATCAGCATGCGCACCATGCTGCGCAACAACCTCACGCTGAAATCCGGTGTGACACTGGACCGTCGGCGAGTGCTCGATGCCGCGGACGCGTTCGCCCGCAAGCATCCCGACCTGCTCGGCAACTACGTCACGCATACCTTCGACGTCGCCGACGTGCAGGAGGCGTTCGAGTTCGCCTGCCGCCCGACCCCGGGACGGGTCAAGATCTCGATCGTGGCCTCATGA
- a CDS encoding SMP-30/gluconolactonase/LRE family protein has product MTVLGSLSRAQLASGFCFGEGPRWFEGLLWISDMLGDAVHTISIDGSVTTVELPGHAPAGLGFRPDGTLLIVSTERQVVLGYDGEAVTEIADLSGIAPAGLGDMVVDVHGRAYIGSQAREGGVIARLDLDNSVTVVAGDLDFPNGMAITPDGGTLIVAESIGRRLTGYDIDAAGSLSGRRVFADGLDGPPDGIALDEAGGVWTSMTLAHQFERVVAGGEVTDRIDVGDRAAIACMLGGPDRRTLFLVSAPDAYPQRLVGTRGSGVEMVRVEIPGAGFPSIER; this is encoded by the coding sequence ATGACCGTTCTCGGCTCCTTGTCTCGCGCTCAGCTTGCCAGCGGATTCTGCTTCGGTGAAGGCCCACGCTGGTTTGAGGGGCTGTTGTGGATCTCGGACATGCTCGGCGACGCCGTGCACACGATCAGCATCGACGGGTCGGTGACCACGGTGGAGTTGCCGGGCCACGCGCCGGCCGGTTTGGGGTTCCGTCCCGACGGCACGCTGCTGATCGTGTCCACCGAACGCCAGGTGGTGCTGGGCTACGACGGGGAAGCCGTCACCGAGATCGCCGACCTGTCCGGGATCGCACCGGCCGGCCTCGGCGACATGGTGGTCGACGTGCACGGCCGGGCCTATATCGGATCGCAGGCCCGCGAGGGGGGCGTCATCGCCAGGCTCGATCTCGACAATTCGGTGACCGTGGTGGCCGGTGACCTCGATTTCCCCAACGGGATGGCGATCACACCGGACGGTGGCACGCTGATCGTGGCCGAATCGATCGGGCGGCGGCTGACCGGCTATGACATCGACGCGGCCGGGTCCTTGTCGGGGCGGCGGGTATTCGCCGACGGGCTCGACGGTCCACCGGACGGGATCGCCCTGGACGAGGCGGGCGGAGTCTGGACGTCGATGACGCTGGCGCATCAGTTCGAGCGGGTGGTGGCCGGTGGCGAGGTCACCGATCGCATCGACGTCGGCGACCGCGCGGCCATCGCCTGCATGCTCGGCGGCCCGGACCGGCGCACCCTGTTCCTGGTGTCGGCCCCCGACGCCTATCCGCAGCGACTCGTCGGCACTCGGGGGTCGGGCGTCGAGATGGTCAGGGTCGAGATCCCCGGCGCGGGCTTTCCGTCGATCGAGAGGTGA
- a CDS encoding thioesterase family protein, with protein sequence MTDSYYELVDADDPRGERFRATDMVRSTWTSHIQHGGPVSALLVRAVQRCQRRDDMRLSRVVVDLLGPVPADGDLWMTATVERRGKQIELVSAQMLGTGPDGQPRPVASASGWRMLTLDTEALLSAPVAPLSPRSAGVNRNLADNFDPNYVHSLEWLWLTDHTAPGPGESWLRPQVDLVQGEEITPLERLFAVADCANGIGSKIDIRKYTFLNTDLVVHLHRVPVGEWTGIRSETMYGPDGVGTTVGTLFDDDGAVGVIAQSVLVRPR encoded by the coding sequence ATGACCGACAGCTACTACGAACTCGTCGACGCGGACGATCCCCGCGGAGAGCGGTTCCGGGCCACCGACATGGTTCGCAGCACGTGGACGTCGCACATCCAGCACGGCGGCCCGGTGTCGGCACTGTTGGTCCGTGCCGTGCAACGTTGTCAGCGCCGCGACGACATGCGGCTCAGCAGGGTGGTCGTGGATCTGCTGGGCCCGGTTCCCGCAGACGGTGACCTCTGGATGACCGCGACCGTCGAACGACGCGGCAAGCAAATCGAATTGGTGTCTGCGCAAATGCTCGGTACGGGTCCGGACGGGCAGCCCCGCCCGGTCGCCAGCGCGAGTGGATGGCGGATGCTGACGCTGGACACCGAAGCGCTGCTGTCGGCGCCGGTCGCTCCGCTGTCACCGCGCTCGGCGGGGGTGAATCGCAACCTTGCCGACAACTTCGACCCCAATTACGTGCACAGCCTGGAGTGGCTGTGGCTGACCGACCACACGGCGCCGGGTCCGGGCGAATCGTGGCTGCGGCCGCAGGTCGATCTGGTGCAGGGCGAGGAAATCACCCCGCTGGAGCGGTTGTTCGCGGTCGCCGACTGCGCCAATGGCATCGGCTCGAAGATCGACATCAGGAAGTACACGTTCCTGAACACCGATCTGGTGGTGCATCTGCACCGGGTCCCGGTCGGCGAATGGACGGGTATCCGCTCCGAGACGATGTACGGCCCTGATGGGGTGGGGACGACGGTAGGCACCCTGTTCGACGACGACGGGGCCGTCGGCGTCATCGCGCAGTCGGTGTTGGTGCGCCCGCGGTAG
- a CDS encoding FAD-binding oxidoreductase, which translates to MSSSLAERLRAIVGEAYVVTDADVLDGRSVDYTGRYRGKASALVRPGSADEVAAVLRECRESGVCVTVQGGRTSLVAGTVPEHDDVLLSTERLTQVGDVDLVERRVRVGAGVTAAAVQRAAAAAGLLFGVDLAARDSATVGGMASTNAGGLRTVRYGNMGEQVLGLDIALPDGSVVHRHSQVRADNTGYDLASLFIGAEGTLGVITGLDLRLHPAPAHRVTAVCGFRELDALVTAGRALRDTESIAALELVDGRAATLAAEHLDIPVPTGEAWLLLIELAGETDLTERLAEALEDAELAGEPAVGVDGTAQQRLWQVRECTAEVVGLFGPPLKFDVSLPLSAIPSFAADSTALVAEHAPDAIPVLFGHIGEGNLHLNVLRCGAEQEAHLYAAMMNLIAAHGGNVSSEHGVGSRKRAYLSMARTEEDIAAMRTIKAAFDPTGYLNPAVLFD; encoded by the coding sequence ATGAGTTCTTCGCTGGCCGAACGGCTCCGGGCCATCGTGGGTGAGGCGTACGTCGTCACCGACGCCGATGTCCTCGATGGCCGCAGCGTCGATTACACCGGGCGTTATCGCGGCAAGGCCAGCGCGCTGGTTCGGCCCGGCTCGGCCGACGAGGTCGCCGCGGTGCTGCGGGAGTGCCGCGAGTCCGGGGTGTGCGTAACGGTCCAGGGCGGCCGCACGTCGCTGGTGGCGGGAACCGTCCCCGAGCACGACGACGTCCTGCTGTCCACTGAACGGCTCACGCAGGTCGGCGATGTCGACCTCGTCGAGCGGCGGGTCCGGGTCGGCGCGGGCGTGACCGCGGCGGCCGTCCAGCGCGCGGCGGCTGCGGCCGGGCTGCTGTTCGGTGTCGACCTCGCCGCGCGGGATTCGGCCACCGTCGGCGGGATGGCGTCCACCAACGCCGGCGGCCTTCGCACCGTCCGCTACGGCAACATGGGCGAACAGGTGCTCGGTCTGGACATCGCGCTGCCCGACGGATCGGTGGTGCACCGGCACAGCCAGGTTCGGGCGGACAACACCGGCTACGACCTGGCCTCGCTGTTCATCGGCGCCGAGGGCACTCTGGGCGTCATCACCGGCTTGGACCTTCGGCTGCACCCGGCGCCTGCGCATCGCGTGACAGCGGTGTGCGGATTCCGTGAGCTGGACGCTCTCGTGACCGCGGGGCGCGCGCTGCGTGACACCGAATCCATTGCGGCCCTTGAGCTCGTCGACGGGCGGGCGGCGACGTTGGCCGCCGAGCACCTCGACATTCCGGTGCCGACCGGCGAGGCCTGGCTGCTGCTGATCGAGCTGGCCGGGGAGACCGACCTGACCGAGCGCCTGGCCGAGGCGCTCGAGGACGCCGAGCTGGCCGGGGAGCCGGCGGTCGGCGTCGACGGCACCGCCCAGCAGCGGCTCTGGCAGGTCCGGGAGTGCACGGCCGAGGTGGTCGGCCTGTTCGGGCCACCGCTGAAATTCGATGTCTCCCTGCCACTGTCGGCGATCCCGTCGTTCGCTGCGGACTCCACCGCACTGGTCGCCGAGCATGCACCCGACGCGATCCCGGTGCTGTTCGGTCATATCGGTGAGGGCAACCTGCACCTGAACGTGCTGCGCTGCGGCGCCGAACAGGAAGCTCACCTGTACGCCGCGATGATGAATCTGATTGCCGCCCATGGCGGGAACGTCAGCTCGGAGCACGGCGTGGGCAGCCGCAAGCGTGCGTACCTGTCGATGGCGCGCACCGAGGAAGACATCGCCGCGATGCGGACCATCAAGGCAGCTTTCGACCCGACGGGCTACCTGAATCCGGCCGTACTGTTCGACTAG
- a CDS encoding TM0106 family RecB-like putative nuclease, with translation MFVAADRVVYSASDLAAAARCEYALLRAFDAKLGRGPAVSAEDELLARTAELGDQHEQRHLDELRSLAGVAVIGRPSYSVAELTAAAEATLSAVERRAPVIYQAAMFDGRFVGFADFLVLDGDRYRLRDTKLARSVKVAALLQLAAYAETLAAAGVPVHDEVELVLGNGSTTSYRVDELLPVYRSRRAELQGLLDRHLAGDAAVSWSDETVRACMRCPECETQVRESDDLLLVAGIRVSQRARLLEAGITTLHQLARHTGPVPDMPARMVDTLKGQARLQIAPRVGGKPPYEVADPQPLMLLPDPDKGDLFFDFEGDPLWTANGTDWGLEYMFGVLGAGGEFRPLWAHDRREERKALKAFLDMVRKRRKRYPKMHIYHYAAYERTALLRLAGRYGEGENEVDDLLRNGVLVDLYPLVRKSIRVGTENYSLKSLEPLYMGSELRGGDVTTATDSITEYARYCELLADGQADEAATVLKQIEDYNLYDCRSTRILRDWLLQRAFEAGVPPLGAQPVADGGTVDVDDDLSRALGAFAGDDVTARSPEQRAVAMIAAARGYHRREDKPFWWGHFDRLNSPVDEWSDTPGVFLAEDVTVDTDWCVPPRARKQQRRLVLTGSIAAGELDRDMYAMYQPPTPAGLSDDPERRAYSSVTVLGCDDPAAPTEVLVIEREPKSGGVFDAVPFALTPGPPFPTKALRESIDAAAGQIAAGLPALPQSAVVDILLRRPPRTGGPLPRTEDCVANITAALLALDSSYVAVHGPPGTGKTYTAARVIAALTNEHRWSVGVVAQSHAVVENLFRDIISAGVDPALVAKKPSGTGPWTDIDEKTYPAFITGNDGCVIGGTAWDFANSSRVPPASLDLLVIEEAGQFCLANTIAVAQAANNLLLLGDPQQLPQVSQGTHPEPVDASALGWLVDGHHTLPEELGYFLDRSYRMHPAVCAAVSRLSYDNRLHSVEERTAARRLDGVQPGVQVLTVDHDANSTDSREEAEAIVTAIEDMLGSAWTDEDGTRPLTAADVLIVTPYNAQVVLLRRLLDAAGLSDVQAGTVDKFQGRQAPVVFVSLVASSIAEVPRGISFLLNRNRLNVAVSRAKYAAVIVRSAMLTDYLPSTPAGLVELGAFLAMCGKPTV, from the coding sequence GTGTTCGTCGCCGCCGACCGGGTCGTCTACAGCGCCTCCGACCTCGCCGCCGCCGCGCGATGCGAATACGCATTGCTACGCGCCTTCGATGCCAAGCTCGGCCGCGGCCCGGCGGTGTCGGCCGAAGACGAGCTGCTGGCCCGCACCGCGGAGCTCGGCGACCAGCACGAGCAGCGTCATCTCGACGAGCTGCGCTCGCTGGCCGGCGTCGCCGTCATCGGCAGGCCGTCCTACTCCGTCGCCGAGCTGACCGCCGCCGCCGAGGCCACCTTGAGCGCGGTCGAGCGGCGCGCACCCGTCATCTATCAGGCCGCCATGTTCGACGGCCGGTTCGTCGGATTCGCGGACTTCCTGGTGCTCGACGGCGACCGGTACCGGTTGCGCGACACCAAACTCGCCCGGTCGGTGAAGGTTGCGGCGCTCCTGCAGCTGGCCGCGTACGCCGAGACACTCGCGGCTGCCGGCGTGCCGGTCCACGACGAGGTGGAGCTGGTCCTGGGCAACGGGTCGACGACGTCCTACCGCGTCGACGAACTGCTGCCGGTCTACCGTTCCCGTCGCGCCGAGCTGCAGGGGCTGTTGGATCGCCACCTCGCCGGCGATGCCGCGGTCAGCTGGTCCGACGAGACCGTGCGAGCGTGCATGCGCTGCCCGGAATGCGAGACGCAGGTACGCGAGTCCGACGACCTGCTGCTGGTCGCGGGTATCCGGGTCAGCCAGCGCGCGCGCCTGCTCGAGGCCGGCATCACCACGCTGCACCAGCTGGCCCGGCACACCGGCCCGGTGCCGGACATGCCGGCCCGGATGGTCGACACACTGAAAGGCCAAGCCCGGCTGCAGATCGCCCCGCGGGTGGGCGGCAAACCGCCGTACGAGGTCGCCGACCCGCAGCCGCTGATGCTTCTACCGGATCCGGACAAGGGTGACTTGTTCTTCGATTTCGAGGGCGACCCGCTGTGGACGGCCAACGGCACCGACTGGGGTTTGGAGTACATGTTCGGTGTGCTCGGTGCGGGCGGGGAATTCCGGCCGCTATGGGCCCACGACCGGCGCGAAGAACGCAAGGCACTCAAGGCTTTTCTGGACATGGTGCGCAAGCGCCGCAAGCGGTATCCGAAGATGCACATCTACCACTACGCGGCGTACGAGCGGACAGCCTTGTTACGGCTGGCCGGCCGCTACGGAGAGGGCGAGAACGAGGTCGACGACCTGCTGCGCAACGGTGTACTGGTGGACCTGTATCCATTGGTGCGCAAGAGTATTCGCGTCGGTACCGAGAACTACAGCCTGAAGTCGCTCGAGCCGCTGTACATGGGATCCGAGCTGCGGGGCGGCGACGTCACCACCGCGACCGACTCGATCACCGAGTACGCGCGCTACTGCGAACTGCTCGCCGACGGCCAGGCCGACGAGGCCGCGACGGTACTCAAGCAGATCGAGGATTACAACCTCTACGACTGCCGGTCCACCCGCATATTGCGGGACTGGTTGCTGCAGCGCGCCTTTGAGGCCGGGGTGCCGCCGCTGGGCGCACAGCCGGTCGCCGACGGCGGGACCGTCGACGTCGACGATGATCTGTCCCGCGCACTGGGCGCGTTCGCCGGCGACGACGTCACCGCGCGCAGTCCCGAGCAGCGCGCGGTGGCGATGATCGCCGCAGCCCGCGGGTATCACCGCCGCGAGGACAAGCCGTTCTGGTGGGGCCACTTCGACCGGCTGAACAGCCCCGTCGACGAATGGTCAGATACCCCTGGTGTATTCCTCGCCGAGGACGTGACTGTCGACACCGACTGGTGCGTGCCGCCGCGGGCCCGTAAACAGCAGCGCCGCCTGGTGTTGACCGGCTCGATCGCGGCCGGCGAGCTCGACCGCGACATGTACGCGATGTACCAGCCGCCCACCCCGGCCGGCCTGTCCGACGACCCGGAGCGGCGGGCGTACTCCTCCGTCACCGTGCTCGGGTGTGACGACCCGGCCGCACCGACCGAGGTGCTGGTGATCGAACGAGAACCGAAGAGCGGCGGGGTATTCGACGCCGTTCCGTTCGCGCTGACGCCAGGTCCGCCGTTTCCGACGAAGGCGCTGCGTGAATCGATCGACGCGGCGGCCGGCCAGATCGCGGCCGGACTACCGGCCCTGCCGCAGTCGGCGGTGGTCGACATCCTGCTGCGGCGCCCACCCCGCACCGGTGGACCGCTGCCGCGTACCGAGGACTGCGTCGCGAACATCACCGCCGCGCTGCTGGCGCTGGATTCGTCGTACGTGGCGGTGCACGGGCCGCCCGGCACCGGCAAGACGTACACCGCCGCCCGGGTGATCGCCGCGCTGACCAACGAGCACCGCTGGAGCGTCGGCGTCGTCGCGCAGTCACATGCCGTGGTGGAGAACCTGTTTCGCGACATCATCAGCGCGGGCGTCGACCCGGCGCTGGTGGCCAAAAAACCCAGCGGCACCGGGCCGTGGACCGATATCGACGAAAAGACCTATCCCGCGTTCATCACCGGCAACGACGGCTGCGTGATCGGCGGCACGGCATGGGATTTCGCGAACTCGTCGCGGGTGCCCCCGGCCAGCCTGGACCTGCTGGTCATCGAGGAGGCCGGCCAGTTCTGCCTGGCCAACACCATCGCCGTCGCGCAGGCCGCAAACAACCTGCTGCTGCTCGGCGATCCGCAGCAACTCCCCCAGGTCAGCCAGGGCACCCACCCTGAACCGGTGGACGCCTCGGCGCTCGGCTGGCTGGTCGACGGGCACCACACCCTGCCTGAGGAACTCGGCTACTTCCTGGACCGCTCCTACCGCATGCATCCGGCGGTGTGTGCGGCGGTGTCACGACTGTCCTACGACAACCGGTTGCACTCGGTCGAGGAGCGCACCGCGGCCCGCCGCCTCGACGGGGTCCAGCCCGGGGTGCAGGTATTGACCGTCGACCACGACGCCAACTCGACGGACAGCCGCGAAGAGGCCGAGGCGATCGTCACCGCGATCGAGGACATGCTGGGCTCGGCCTGGACCGACGAGGACGGCACCCGGCCGCTGACCGCCGCCGACGTGCTCATCGTGACCCCGTACAACGCGCAGGTGGTGCTGCTGCGGCGGTTGCTCGACGCGGCCGGGCTCTCTGACGTGCAGGCAGGGACGGTGGACAAGTTCCAGGGGCGGCAGGCCCCGGTGGTGTTCGTGTCGCTGGTGGCCTCCTCGATCGCCGAGGTACCACGCGGAATCTCGTTCCTGCTCAACCGCAATCGACTCAACGTCGCGGTGAGCCGGGCCAAGTACGCGGCGGTGATCGTGCGTTCGGCCATGCTGACCGACTATCTGCCATCGACGCCGGCGGGGTTGGTGGAGTTGGGAGCGTTCCTGGCCATGTGTGGTAAACCCACGGTATGA
- a CDS encoding cupredoxin domain-containing protein → MTSTAPAAAGDIVISNMSYTVPPSVKPGQQLTIVNNDDANHTVTADENNLFDVRISSGGGRETLTAPTTPGSYPFHCKYHANMQGVLTVA, encoded by the coding sequence GTGACGAGTACCGCCCCCGCCGCCGCGGGTGACATCGTCATCTCGAACATGAGCTACACGGTGCCGCCGTCGGTCAAACCAGGTCAACAACTGACGATCGTCAACAACGACGACGCGAATCACACCGTCACGGCCGACGAGAACAATCTGTTCGACGTTCGGATCTCGAGTGGCGGCGGCAGAGAGACTCTGACGGCCCCGACGACCCCGGGCAGCTATCCGTTTCACTGCAAGTACCACGCCAATATGCAGGGCGTGCTGACCGTCGCGTAG